A segment of the Puniceicoccales bacterium genome:
AAATACCTTCGCCAAATTGAACTTCGATAAAGACCAAAACGATAGAAACTTCGATCCAAACACAGATCTTCCAGGGCCAATTCCTCTTGCAACTCTTTCGGAGAGAATGCTGAACAAATCAACTGGCATAGACATAAGCCGAGGAAAACTCCTGGTGGTTGGCAACTGCAACTTCATTTCAAATTCAAGGATACATCTGCTGGGGAATCGAATTTTATTTAACAGCATGGTAAACTGGTTAACTAATGATAATCAATCCCTTAGAATACAGCCAAGAATCCTAAAACAGTACATGGCCAACCTTTCGAAGGGTGATATTCTATCCATCGCCCTATGGATCGCTCTGCTACCCTTTGTCATTATATTAGGTGGAATTTATGTCTGCTTTGTGCGGCGCAAATAAAATGAAAAGACTCCTAAACACAGTGCTTTTGTCGATGGCCCTTCTAATTTCTTTGGCACTCCTGGGCTTCGTAGTGACCAGAAATGAACACATTAGGCAAAATATCTTCCTGAATGATAATGACCTAGCCACTGCTAATCGCATAGAATATATCGACAATCTCCGAGGAACTCAGATGGTGATGGTAAAGGATAAAAATAATTGGATGGTATCTCAACCCTTTGTCTGGGAAGCAAATAGATTTTCCATTGAGAACTTATTCGATGGTCTAATCCAGCTTCGGATGAAAAAGACAAACCTAAAGCAACCTACGACTCGGAAACTGACCATAAAAACCAAGCGCCACGATTATGTAATAGCTTTAGCCCACAATATTCTTACATTTCTTGGAGAAATATATATCTCTGATGAAATAACGAAGATCAATAAAATATTGGCCAAACCCGTATCCTATTGGTGCCAACGAGAACTATTTAGCGACAACCAAGCCAACATTGACTCGGTGATTTTTGCCATCCCGGCTTCGGACAAAAAATACCTATTGACGAAGCACAATGATCTGTGGAAATTCGAAGCTCCCATCTCGATTAACGCCGATGCAAAACTTGTGGACGCGGTGCTCACAGATATATTTAGAATGGAAGCTGAACAATTTTTCAGTGAACAAACCTGCAATATGCAGGAAATCGGCCTGGCCACTCCGGAATGTCGCCTATTGGTCCAATGCCGAGACTCACAGATAACCATCG
Coding sequences within it:
- a CDS encoding DUF4340 domain-containing protein, with amino-acid sequence MSALCGANKMKRLLNTVLLSMALLISLALLGFVVTRNEHIRQNIFLNDNDLATANRIEYIDNLRGTQMVMVKDKNNWMVSQPFVWEANRFSIENLFDGLIQLRMKKTNLKQPTTRKLTIKTKRHDYVIALAHNILTFLGEIYISDEITKINKILAKPVSYWCQRELFSDNQANIDSVIFAIPASDKKYLLTKHNDLWKFEAPISINADAKLVDAVLTDIFRMEAEQFFSEQTCNMQEIGLATPECRLLVQCRDSQITIDIGKWFQPSENLFFARIHNKDAVMTVKIKNMDQILDPLTNLYDRKIVDMTNITSIGVSRGSTKWFLQKSDSGEIWKLVNKDKKTKEWVTTSVDGDKIDTLLAIIYNLRSKALRFGPETQPQDEQSEIKLTLESNEKITYEISKIDEDWIIKKSDSNFSHLINGELSTILITWSESHQSELLKGDD